A genome region from Streptomyces antimycoticus includes the following:
- a CDS encoding ATP-dependent Clp protease ATP-binding subunit, whose protein sequence is MSSGFMGPGDFGPDPFEEFMARFLGGGPRPGLRHIDIGRLMSDPARQLVADAASYAAEHGSTDLDTKHLLRAALATEPTRALLAGAGADTDALAAEIDRTSGEGPPRTQLSITPAVKRALLDAHELARAHGDSYIGPEHVLGALAANHDSTAGRILNSLPFGPMAAEGGPQSTPGRPPVGGAGQQSGRRQDTPTLDKFSRDLTDLARAGRIDPVIGREQEIEQTVEVLSRRGKNNPVLIGDAGVGKTAIVEGLAQRVAEGDVPDILLDRRVVALDLSAVVAGTRYRGDFEERLSGIIDEVRTHSEGLIVFIDELHTVVGAGASGTEGGSMDASNMLKPALARGELHVIGATTLEEYRRHIEKDAALARRFQPVLVPEPSAADAVEILRGLCDRYEAHHQVRFTDEALVAAVELSDRYLTERFLPDKAIDLMDQAGARVRLRSRTKGTDTRTLEREVEQLTRDKDQAVAAEEYERATELRDRIGELNRRMEADHGTEPDDGQSLEVTAEDIAEVVSRQTGIPVSNLTQEEKARLLGLEEHLRERVVGQDEAVGAVAEAVLRSRAGLADPGRPIGSFLFLGPTGVGKTELARALAEALFGSEDLMVRLDMSEYQERHTVSRLVGAPPGYVGHDEAGQLTEAVRRRPYALLLLDEIEKAHPDVFNTLLQVLDDGRLTDAHGRTVDFRNTVVVMTSNLGSEAIGGRGALGFGTAEAETDEQARRERVLRPLREHFRPEFLNRIDEIVVFRQLTDEHLHRITDLLLEETRHRLEAQDIAVEFAPEAVDWIARRGHEPAYGARPLRRTIQREVDNRLSRLLLDGDISSGDRARVEVVDGHLVFHTTGTASNAKQP, encoded by the coding sequence ATGAGCAGCGGTTTCATGGGTCCGGGGGACTTCGGTCCAGACCCGTTCGAGGAATTCATGGCGCGATTCCTCGGCGGCGGGCCGCGCCCCGGCCTCCGTCATATCGACATCGGCCGCCTGATGAGCGACCCCGCCCGGCAACTCGTCGCCGACGCGGCCTCCTACGCCGCCGAACACGGCAGCACCGATCTGGACACCAAGCATCTGCTGCGTGCGGCGCTGGCCACCGAGCCGACCCGGGCTCTGCTGGCGGGGGCGGGCGCCGACACCGACGCGCTGGCCGCGGAGATCGACCGGACGAGCGGCGAGGGACCGCCGCGGACCCAGCTGTCCATCACCCCCGCGGTCAAGCGCGCCCTGCTGGACGCGCATGAACTGGCCCGTGCCCACGGCGACTCCTACATCGGCCCCGAGCATGTGCTCGGGGCGCTGGCCGCCAACCACGACTCCACGGCCGGCCGCATCCTCAACTCCCTCCCCTTCGGCCCCATGGCGGCCGAGGGCGGCCCGCAGAGCACACCGGGCCGGCCGCCGGTCGGCGGGGCCGGGCAGCAGTCCGGCCGGCGGCAGGACACGCCGACCCTCGACAAGTTCAGCCGCGACCTGACCGACCTCGCCCGGGCGGGCCGCATCGACCCGGTCATCGGCCGTGAGCAGGAGATCGAGCAGACCGTCGAGGTGCTGTCCCGCCGGGGCAAGAACAACCCCGTGCTGATCGGCGACGCCGGTGTCGGCAAGACCGCCATCGTCGAAGGGCTGGCCCAGCGCGTCGCCGAGGGAGACGTCCCCGACATCCTGCTGGACCGCCGGGTGGTCGCCCTGGACCTGTCCGCCGTCGTCGCCGGCACCCGCTATCGCGGCGACTTCGAGGAGCGGCTGAGCGGCATCATCGACGAGGTCCGTACACACTCCGAGGGGCTCATCGTCTTCATCGACGAGCTGCACACCGTGGTCGGCGCGGGAGCGAGCGGCACCGAGGGCGGTTCCATGGACGCGAGCAACATGCTCAAGCCCGCCCTGGCCCGTGGCGAACTCCATGTGATCGGCGCCACCACGCTGGAGGAGTACCGCCGCCACATCGAGAAGGACGCGGCGCTGGCCCGGCGCTTCCAGCCCGTCCTGGTCCCGGAGCCCTCCGCGGCCGACGCGGTGGAGATCCTGCGCGGCCTGTGCGACCGCTACGAGGCCCATCACCAGGTCCGCTTCACCGATGAGGCGCTGGTCGCCGCCGTGGAGCTGTCCGACCGCTACCTCACCGAACGGTTCCTGCCCGACAAGGCCATCGACCTGATGGACCAGGCCGGCGCCCGGGTGCGCCTGCGCTCGCGTACCAAGGGCACCGACACGCGCACCCTGGAACGCGAGGTCGAGCAGCTGACCCGGGACAAGGACCAGGCGGTGGCCGCGGAAGAGTACGAGCGGGCCACCGAACTGCGCGACCGCATCGGCGAGTTGAACCGCCGGATGGAGGCCGACCACGGCACGGAGCCCGACGACGGGCAGAGCCTGGAGGTCACCGCCGAGGACATCGCCGAGGTGGTCTCCCGCCAGACCGGGATTCCCGTCAGCAACCTCACCCAGGAGGAGAAGGCCCGCCTGCTCGGGCTGGAGGAACACCTTCGCGAGCGTGTCGTCGGGCAGGACGAGGCCGTCGGCGCGGTCGCCGAGGCGGTGCTGCGCTCCCGTGCCGGGCTGGCCGACCCCGGCCGTCCCATCGGCAGTTTCCTCTTCCTCGGCCCGACCGGCGTCGGCAAGACCGAGCTCGCGCGGGCGCTGGCGGAGGCACTGTTCGGCAGCGAGGACCTGATGGTCCGGCTGGACATGAGCGAGTACCAGGAGCGGCACACCGTCAGCCGGCTGGTCGGCGCCCCACCCGGCTATGTCGGCCATGACGAGGCCGGGCAGCTCACCGAGGCGGTGCGCCGCCGCCCCTACGCGTTGCTCCTGCTCGACGAGATCGAGAAGGCCCATCCGGACGTCTTCAACACACTGCTCCAGGTGCTCGACGACGGCCGGCTCACCGATGCCCACGGCCGCACGGTCGACTTCCGCAATACGGTCGTCGTGATGACCAGCAACCTCGGCTCCGAGGCCATCGGTGGGCGCGGCGCCCTCGGCTTCGGGACCGCGGAGGCCGAGACGGACGAGCAGGCCCGGCGCGAGCGCGTCCTGCGACCGCTGCGCGAGCACTTCCGCCCCGAGTTCCTCAATCGCATCGACGAGATCGTGGTCTTCCGGCAGCTCACGGACGAGCATCTGCACCGGATCACCGATCTGTTGCTGGAGGAGACCCGCCATCGGCTGGAGGCCCAGGACATCGCCGTCGAGTTCGCCCCGGAAGCCGTCGACTGGATCGCGCGGCGGGGCCACGAACCCGCCTACGGTGCCCGGCCACTGCGCCGCACCATTCAGCGCGAGGTCGACAACCGTCTGTCGCGGCTGCTGCTGGACGGCGACATCTCCTCCGGCGACCGGGCCCGGGTCGAGGTCGTGGACGGACACCTGGTGTTCCACACCACCGGCACGGCCTCGAACGCGAAGCAACCGTGA